From the genome of Streptomyces ficellus:
GACGGGCTCGGCCCAGCGGTGGTGCTCCGGCTCCTGGACCTGGCAGAAGTACGGGGCGTTGAACACCTCTTGGAAACCGATGACCTTGGCGCCCTGCCGGGCCGCCTCGCGGGCGTGCTCCTCATGCTTGGCGATCATTGATTCGGTGTCGCCGGTCCAGGTGGCCTGGACGAGGGCGGCGCGCACGACGTGGGACATGAGCTGCTCCTTCGGCACGGCGTCAGAGAGCCTCTACGCACGTAGACACGGTGCGTAGGAAGCGAACGTAAGCCTCGTCACACCCCTGGGCAAGACCGCCGCCGTCAACCGCCGGAGTCGATCATGTTTCGTACCCGAGTGGTCCACATCGGGCACCTCATGCCGGTTGCCGGTCAGGTGTCACCGCCGGGCCGGACACGGTGACCGGGCGGGGGCAGTGCGACAGCGCCGGAGGCCGACAGTCGCGCCGAGCGCCCGCGGGTTACCCCGGCTCGCCGTCCGGGAACGTCACCGCGATGCCCACGTGCGGCCGCCTGCCGAGCCGCACGAGGGTCGCCGGCAGGTCGACCAGCCAGAACTGGACGCCGTACTTGCGGGATAGGAGCTTCCGTACGCCCCTGGTGTCGTCCAGCAGCCGCGCCGTTCCCCCGGCGGTGGCCGCGCCCTCCGCGACCCGGCCGCGCACGTCGCACGCGGTGACGACGACCCGGGTGTCGCGGCGCAGGCGCTTGACCTTCCAGGAGTCCGCGCGCGTCCACACGTACAACTCGTCGCCGTCCACCGCGTACCAGACCGGTGTGGCGACCCCCGTACCGTCCTTGCGGAACGTGGTCAGGCTGACGTAGCGGCCGTGCCGCAGCGCTTCGGGTATCACGACGGCGAGCCTACGCCCCGGTGGTGCGGGGCGCTGTCGTCTTCACGACGGGCCGGTTCCCGGCGGGTCCGGCCCGGGCAGTGCACCACCATGACACCCTCACCGTGCCGAGTCCCGCCGGACCGGGACCTCGACGTCACCAGGGCGGTCCTCACCGTGGGCCGTGACCTCGGCGTCTCCGCGAAGGTCATGCTGGCCGCGTTCGAGGCCGGCTGGGTCGAGTCGCACATGAACAACCTGGACTGCGGCGACAAGGACTCGCTCGGCGTCTTCCAGCAACGCCCCAGCCAGGGCTGGGGGACGCCCGAGCAGATCCGGCGGGTGCCGTACGCGGCCCGGCGGTTCTTCGAGCGGGCCGTGGCCGTCGAGCGGCGGGCGCCCCACCTCAGCGCGGGCGAAACGGCCCAGGAGGTGCAGCGCTCCGCCCACCCGGAGAGGTACGACGCGGCGGAGGCGAAGGCCCGGGAACTCCTGGAGGAGGCCACGGCGGCGGGCGCTCCCCTGGCGGGTGCCGGCTAGGACGGCACCAGCGCGCACCGGGTGACGAGGTCGTCCATGGACAGCCCCAGCACTCCCGCCAGCGCCGCGACGGTGAAGAAGGCGGGGGTCGGGGCCCGGCCCGTCTCGATCTTGCGGAGCGTCTCCGCCGAGAGCCCGGCGGCCGCCGCGACCTCGGCCATGCTGCGCGGACCGCGCGCTTCGCGCAGCAACTGCCCGAGGCGTTCGCCGCGTTCGCGCTCTTCGGGGGTGAGAGGAGTACGGACCATGCCCCCATACTAATACCGGTATAGTAATTGGCATGGTGGAGATCAAGACCGATGCCTCCCTGGAGGCCATGCGCGCGTCCGGCCGGGTCGTCGCGGAGGCGCTGGCGGCCGTGCGCGACGCGGCGGCGCCCGGCGTGACCCTGGACGAACTGGACCTGGCCGCCCGCGCGGTGCTGCGCGACGCGGGCGCCTCGTCGCCCTTCCTGGGCTACCGCCCCGACTGGGCCCCGGTGCCCTTCCCCGCGGTGATCTGCGCGTCGGTGAACGACGCCGTGGTGCACGGCGTCCCGGACGGCCGCCGGCTGCGCGACGGCGACCTCGTCAGCATCGACTGCGGTGCCGTCCTGGACGGCTGGGCCGGGGACGCTGCGATCAGCTTCACGGTCGGCCGGGCGCGCCCGGCGGACACGCGGCTGATCGACACGGCGTACGAGGCCCTCGACGCGGGCATCGCGGCCGCCCGCGTGGGCAACCGCGTGGGCGACATCGCGCACGCGATCGGCCGCGTCTGCCGCGCCGCCGGATACGGCATCCCGGACGGGTTCGGCGGCCACGGCATCGGGCGCCGCATGCACGAGGACCCCGGCGTGCCGAACGAGGGCCGGCCGGGTCGCGGGATGCCGCTGCGCCACGGCATGGTGATCGCCCTCGAACCGATGCTGATCGCGGGCGGTGGCGACGACCACCGCACAGACCACGACGGCTGGACGATCCGCACCCGGGACGGCAGCCGCGCGGCGCACGTGGAACACACGGTGGCGATCACCCACGAGGGGCCACGGGTGCTGACGGCGCTGTAGGCGGGGGCGGCGGGCGGGGCGTGGCCGTGGTGGCCGCGCGGTCGTTGCCGTGCGCCGGTGCGGGTGCGGTGCACCCCGCGGGTGCGTGGGCCGGGCGCTTCCGCGTGCCGTGGGCGGGTGGGGTCGCGACAATGGACGGGGACGTGGCCGGGTGTGCCGGGGTCGCGGCCCGCCCATGGTGGAAGGGGCGTCCGGATGGCCGCGGAGCAGCCGGTCGGTGCGGAGTCCTCCCGCACGGTCAGGTCCGAGTACGGAACGCTGCTGGAGCAGGTCGCGGTGGCGGTGTTCGGTCTGGACGTGGACCACCGGATCCGGTTCTGGGGGCCCGGCGCGCAGCGGCTGTTCGGCCACGAGGCCCCGGACGTGCTGTCGCGTCACGGTTCCGTGCTGTTCCCCGGCCCGGAGGACCCACCGCCGGCTCCGGGAGCGCCCGGCCACGACGATCCGGCGGCGCTGCTGGTGGGGCGGGGCATGGAGCACGGGTACTGGCGGGTCCGGCTGCCGGCCCGGCACCGCGACGGCACCGTGTTCGACTGCGGGTTCCGGGTGTTCCCGGTGAGCGGTCCCGGCGACGGGGTCGTCCTGGCGCTCGCCAGCCGGGGCGACGAACTGGACCGGGTGAAGACCAACCTGGCGTTCCTCGACGCGCTCTTCGAGACCTGCCCGATCGGGCTGGTCATGCTCGACGAGGACCTGCGGTTCCTGCACCTGAACCAGGCGCTCGCGGACATGGACGGCCTCGGTGTCGCCGAGCACCTCGGGCGGCGCGTGGACGACGTCATGATCACCCGGGACGGCGGCGAGTTCCTCGGCCTGCTGCGCGCGGTGGTGGAGGGCGGCCCGCCCGTGGTGGGGACGCTGGTCGGGATGCGCGGGGCCGGGCGGCCCGATCACGACCAGGTGCGGTCGGTGAGCCTCTTCCCGCTGAGCGGGGCGGTGGGCAGCCGCACCGGGGTGGGCGGGGTCCTGCTGGACGTGACCGACCGGGAGCACGCCGTCGTCGAGGCGACCGCGGCGCGGCAGCGGCTGGACCTGCTGGACCGGGCCAGCCGGTCCATCGGCCGCACGCTCGACGTCGGGGTGACCGCCCGCGAGCTGGTCGACGCCTCCGTACCGGCCTTCTGCGACGCCGCCGTCGTGGAGGTCGTACAGGGGCCGGACGACAACGAGGTGTTCGACCCGTCCCTTCCCCTGGACACGCACCGCATCGCGTGGGGCACGGTGCTCCCGCCGCCCGCCGACGAGCTGGTCGGCGGACTGGAGTTCGTCTCCTACCCTCCCGGCTCCACCGTGCACGACATGGTGTCCACCGGCCGCCCGGTCGTCGTGCCGGTCGACGAGGACTTCGTGTCCCGCACCGTGGCCCACCGGGACCGGGCCCGGCTGCTGAGGGAGAGCGGGCTCGTGTGCCTGCTGATGGCCCCGCTCATCGCCCGCGGGGCGGTCCGCGGGATCGCGATGTTCGGCCGCTCGGCCGCCCGGCCGGGCTTCACCGCCGAGGACGCCGCGCTCGCCGGTGAGCTCGCCTCCCGCGCCGCGCTCTGCCTGGACAACGCCCGCCTGTACAGCCGTGTGCAGGACGCCGCCCTCACCCTCCAGCGGGCGCTGCTGCCCACCGCCCCGGCCACGAGCCCGTACGTGGACGTCGCCCACCGTTACGTGCCCGGGAGCCGGGCCAGCGAGGTGGGCGGCGACTGGTACGACGTGGTCCACCAGCCCGGCAACCGGGTCGCCCTGATCGTGGGGGACGTGATGGGGCACGGCGTCCGCGCGGCGGCGGCCATGGGGCGGCTCCGCATCACCGCCAAGGCCGTCGCCCGGCACGTCCCGGAACCCTCCGCGCTCCTCGCCGAGCTGGAGGTGTGCGCCCAGGAGGCGGGGATCGAGCTGGCGACCTGCCTCTACCTCGTGTACGACCCCGACACCGGACGCGCACGCGTCGCCAACGCCGGGCACCCTCCCCCGATGGTGATCCGCCCGGACGGATCGGTCGGCACCGTGGAAGCGCCGGCCGGCATCCCCCTGGGCGTCGGCGGGTGCGCGTTCGACTCGACGGACGTCGAACTGCCCGACGGCGCGCTCCTCGCCCTCTACACCGACGGGCTCGTCGAGGCGCGCGGGCAGGACATCGACGTCGGCATGGCGGCGCTGTGGGCCGCGCTCGGCCGTGCGCGCGGGTCCCTGGAGGACATGGCCGACCAGGTCCTCGGCGACCTCCTGCCCGGCCGGGTCTCCGACGACACGGTGCTGGTGCTCGCGCGGGTGCGCCGCGCCGGGTAGCCGCCGCCGGGGCGGAATCGAGCCCTACGGATCCCTTGACGCGCCTGTTCGGGCCTCACATACTGGCGGCCAAATCGATTTGGCCCGCCGGTCCACTCCCGTCTCGGGTGGACCGCGGGCCAAAGCCGGAGCGAGCCGAACGGAGCTCGAACGTGTCCAGTCCCCACTCCACGCCCCACGTCCCGTCGTCCCCACCGGGGCCGGCCGCCGGGCCGGGTACCGCCCCCGAACCGGCAACCCCGCCCGCACCCGACACCCCCGCCACCGCCGCCACCCCCGACGCCCCCCACCCGGTGGACGAGTCGCGGCCGCTCGGCCGGATCCTGCTGTTCGGGCTCCAGCACGTGCTCGTCATGGCCGCCACGCCCATCTCGGCGATCTTCCTGATGAGCGCCACGCTGCGGCTGGACGCCGGGCTCACGGTCGACCTGCTCTCGGCCGCGTTCGTCCTGTCCGGGATCGGATCGCTGATCCAGTCGCTCGGGCCGTGGAAGTTCGGCCCGAAGCTGCCGTTCGTCATGCTGCCCGGCGGGGCGCCACTGATCCTGTTCCTGGCCATCGCCGAACAGCACGGGCTGCCCACCGCGAGCGGGGCCGTGATCCTCACCGCCGCGTTCTACTTCGTCGTCCTGCCCGTCTTCTCCCGGCTGCTGGCGTTCTTCCCCGCTCTGGTCATCGGCACGATGATCGTGATCGTCGGGATCAACCTGGTGAAGGTCGGGGCGGTGCTCGTCACCGGCCGGCCCGGCCGGCCCGGCTTCGCCGACCCCACCAACCTGCTGCTCGGCATGGCCACGATCGGCTTCACCGTCGCGTTCTACTGGCTGTTCACCGGCGTGGTGCGCCAACTGGCCGTGATGCTGGGCCTGATCGCCGGGACGGTCCTCGCCGTCGTCATGGGCGGCGTCGACTTCGGCACGGCCGCCGAGGGCGGACTGCTGAACCTCCCGCAGGCCCTGCCGTTCGGCTCGCCCGAGTTCAACCTGGTCGCCGCACTGCCCCTGATGCTGTACAGCCTCGCCTCCATGGCGGAGGCCACCGGCCAGACCGTGATCAACGCGGAGGCGGTGGGCAAGGAGGTCGACCGGCGCAGGGACGTGCCGAAGACGATCAGGGGCGACGCGGTCACCTCGCTGTTCGGCGGCTTCTTCGGACTGCCGCTGATGGTGACCAGCGGCGAGAACATCGGCATCGTCCGGGTCACCGGCGTACGCAGCCGGTACGTCACCGCCGCGGCCGGCGTCGTACTGATCGTCATCGGCTTCCTGGCCCCGGTCACCCGGGCGATCAGCGTCATCCCGTCGGCCGTCGTGGGCGGCACCGCGATGGTGGTCTTCGCCGTGATCACCGTGCTCGGTGTGCAGATGCTCGGCCGCGCCGAACTCGACCGGCACACCAACACCTTCATCTGCGCCGTCGCCCTGGCACTCGGCCTGCTGCCGATCCTCATCCCCGGTGTGTACGGCGGCTTCCCGCCCAACGCCCGGATCCTCCTGGAGAGCGGGGTCGCGGTCGGCGCCGTCACGGCCGCCGTCCTCAACGTCCTGTTTCACCACGTCCGGCTGCCCCGCCCCCGTACCCGTACCGAAAGTGACCGATGAACGACTTCACCGCCGACCGCCTCCTCAGCGACGACGGCGTGCTCCTCCTCACCCCCGACGCGGTGTTCACACCGGACGGGCCGAAGGACCACTACGCGGCCGTCGTCGCGGGCGGCACCTTCCGCGCGGTCGGCCCCGCCGAGCAGGTGGAGCGCAACCACCCGCACCTGACGCCCGTCCGGTTGCCGGGGCACGTCCTGATGCCGGGCTTCGTCGACGCCCACCACCACCTGACGCAGAGCTTCGGCGCCGCCCTGGCCTTCGGGGAGCCGTCGGAGATCTTCCGCCGCGTGTGGGTGCCGCTCGAAGGCGCCCTGGACGAGGAGGCGGTGTACGTGGCGGCGAAGCTGGCCGCCCTCGAATCGCTGCGCGGCGGGTTCACCACGGTCGCCGACGCGGGCACCCGGGCGGCGGTGGACGTGGAACTCGTCGCCGCCGCCGCGCGGGACGCCGGCATCCGCTGCGTACTCGGCCTGGTCTGCAACGACGCGGACGGGGACACCGACACGGCGCTCGCCGGCGCGGAGAAGCACCTCACCCGGTACGGCGCCGAGGAGCTGATCCACCCGTCCCTCGCCGTCTCCGTCCCGGAGGCCGCGACCGCCCGCACCCTGCACCACACCGCCCGGCTCGCCGCCGAAGCGGGCGCGGTCGTCCAGATCCACGTCAACGAGCACCTCGCCGGCGTGGAGCGCTCCCTGGTCGAGCACGGGCTGCGCCCCCTGGAGTACCTGCACCACGTGGGCGCTCTGGGTCCGCAGCTGCTGGCCGCGCACGCCACCCTGGTCACGCCCCGGGAGGTCACCCTGCTCGCCGACAGCGGGGCGGCCATCAGCTACAACCCCGTGGCCAGCGCCTGGAAGGGCAACGCGGTCGCCCCGGCGACGACGATGGCCGAGCGGGGCATCCGCTTCGGCCTGGGCACGGACGGCACCCGGGGCGACGCCTTCCGGCTGGCCGACGCGGCCGAGTTCGCGCAGCGCCTCAGCTACGGCCTGGCCACCGGCGACTCGTCGTGCGGCGCGGGCTGGACGTGGCTGGACCGCGCCTCCCGGGGCGGCGCGGACGCGGTCGGGCTCGACGCCCTGACCGGCCGGATCGCGGCCGGCGCCGCCGCCGACTTCCTGCTCGTCGACGTGTCGGCTCCCGAGACGGCGCTGTCCCGGGACCTGCCCTGGGAGCTGGTACGGCGCGGCAACCGCGACCAGATCAGCGCCGTGTTCGTGGCCGGCCGGCTGCGCGCGTGGCACGGGTGGCCGACGGACTGGGACGGACCGGCGCTGGTGCGGCGGGCGGCGGAACTGGCCCACGACGTCATGCTCCGCGCACCCGTCACCCGGGTCCACCCCACGTCCACCGACGCCTGGGCGGCCTGCTCGTGAGTACGGAGACGGTGGTCGTCCTCGCCGTGACGGTGGCCCTCGCCGCGTTCGTCCAGGGTGCGAGCGGACTGGGCTTCGCCCTGATCGTCGCGCCGGTGGCGGGGCTGCTGGACCCGGGCCTGGTGCCCGTGTTCGTCCTGGCGTCGATGATTCCGCTCAACCTGTACGTGGCGTGGCGCGAGCGTGCCGCGCTGGACCTGCGGGGCGCCGGCTGGATCACGGCCGCGCGCCTCGCGGCCACCCCGGGAGGGCTGGCGCTGCTGTGGGCGATCCCCGAGCAGCGGCTCGGCCTCTTCGTGGGCGTGGCGACCGTCCTCGCGGCGGTGGTGAGCCTGGCCGCGCCCGCGTTCACCCCCGGGCGGGGCGCGTACGTGGGCGCGGGCGTGGTCACCGGCCTGACGGAGACGGCGACGGGCGTGGGCGGCCCACCGCTGGCGCTGGTGTACCAGCACCGGCCGCCGGCCGAACTGCGGGCGACGGTCGCCGTCTGCTTCCTGGTCGGCGAAGTGGCCTCGCTGGTCCTCCTGTTCGCCACGGGCCGGGGCGACGCGGCCCAGCTGGGCTGGGCGGCCGCGCTCCTGCCCGCCCTGGCCGTCGGCGCCTGGCTGAGCCGCCTGGTCCACCAGCGCCTCGACGCCCGGCGGATGCGCCTGTTCGTCCTGGCCTTCGCCCTGGTCTCCGGCACGGTGCTCATGCTCGGGCTGTGAGCCGGGCGCGATCGCCTTCGTGGGCTCACGCCCGTGCGGTGCCCCGCAGGGACGAGGCCCGGGCGACGACGCGTGGTTCGGGTGCGGTGGCGGGCGGGGTGGCGGGCTCGCCGCGGAGGCGGGCGAGCAGGAGTTCCACGGCGTCGGCGGCGGCGCGGTCCAGTTGCAGGTCCACCGCGGTGAGCGGGGGCTCGCTGGTCCGGGCGCGGAGCCCGTCGTACCGGGTGACGACCAT
Proteins encoded in this window:
- a CDS encoding uracil-xanthine permease family protein; amino-acid sequence: MDESRPLGRILLFGLQHVLVMAATPISAIFLMSATLRLDAGLTVDLLSAAFVLSGIGSLIQSLGPWKFGPKLPFVMLPGGAPLILFLAIAEQHGLPTASGAVILTAAFYFVVLPVFSRLLAFFPALVIGTMIVIVGINLVKVGAVLVTGRPGRPGFADPTNLLLGMATIGFTVAFYWLFTGVVRQLAVMLGLIAGTVLAVVMGGVDFGTAAEGGLLNLPQALPFGSPEFNLVAALPLMLYSLASMAEATGQTVINAEAVGKEVDRRRDVPKTIRGDAVTSLFGGFFGLPLMVTSGENIGIVRVTGVRSRYVTAAAGVVLIVIGFLAPVTRAISVIPSAVVGGTAMVVFAVITVLGVQMLGRAELDRHTNTFICAVALALGLLPILIPGVYGGFPPNARILLESGVAVGAVTAAVLNVLFHHVRLPRPRTRTESDR
- a CDS encoding helix-turn-helix domain-containing protein → MVRTPLTPEERERGERLGQLLREARGPRSMAEVAAAAGLSAETLRKIETGRAPTPAFFTVAALAGVLGLSMDDLVTRCALVPS
- a CDS encoding SpoIIE family protein phosphatase, producing the protein MAAEQPVGAESSRTVRSEYGTLLEQVAVAVFGLDVDHRIRFWGPGAQRLFGHEAPDVLSRHGSVLFPGPEDPPPAPGAPGHDDPAALLVGRGMEHGYWRVRLPARHRDGTVFDCGFRVFPVSGPGDGVVLALASRGDELDRVKTNLAFLDALFETCPIGLVMLDEDLRFLHLNQALADMDGLGVAEHLGRRVDDVMITRDGGEFLGLLRAVVEGGPPVVGTLVGMRGAGRPDHDQVRSVSLFPLSGAVGSRTGVGGVLLDVTDREHAVVEATAARQRLDLLDRASRSIGRTLDVGVTARELVDASVPAFCDAAVVEVVQGPDDNEVFDPSLPLDTHRIAWGTVLPPPADELVGGLEFVSYPPGSTVHDMVSTGRPVVVPVDEDFVSRTVAHRDRARLLRESGLVCLLMAPLIARGAVRGIAMFGRSAARPGFTAEDAALAGELASRAALCLDNARLYSRVQDAALTLQRALLPTAPATSPYVDVAHRYVPGSRASEVGGDWYDVVHQPGNRVALIVGDVMGHGVRAAAAMGRLRITAKAVARHVPEPSALLAELEVCAQEAGIELATCLYLVYDPDTGRARVANAGHPPPMVIRPDGSVGTVEAPAGIPLGVGGCAFDSTDVELPDGALLALYTDGLVEARGQDIDVGMAALWAALGRARGSLEDMADQVLGDLLPGRVSDDTVLVLARVRRAG
- a CDS encoding amidohydrolase family protein, with translation MNDFTADRLLSDDGVLLLTPDAVFTPDGPKDHYAAVVAGGTFRAVGPAEQVERNHPHLTPVRLPGHVLMPGFVDAHHHLTQSFGAALAFGEPSEIFRRVWVPLEGALDEEAVYVAAKLAALESLRGGFTTVADAGTRAAVDVELVAAAARDAGIRCVLGLVCNDADGDTDTALAGAEKHLTRYGAEELIHPSLAVSVPEAATARTLHHTARLAAEAGAVVQIHVNEHLAGVERSLVEHGLRPLEYLHHVGALGPQLLAAHATLVTPREVTLLADSGAAISYNPVASAWKGNAVAPATTMAERGIRFGLGTDGTRGDAFRLADAAEFAQRLSYGLATGDSSCGAGWTWLDRASRGGADAVGLDALTGRIAAGAAADFLLVDVSAPETALSRDLPWELVRRGNRDQISAVFVAGRLRAWHGWPTDWDGPALVRRAAELAHDVMLRAPVTRVHPTSTDAWAACS
- a CDS encoding sulfite exporter TauE/SafE family protein; this encodes MSTETVVVLAVTVALAAFVQGASGLGFALIVAPVAGLLDPGLVPVFVLASMIPLNLYVAWRERAALDLRGAGWITAARLAATPGGLALLWAIPEQRLGLFVGVATVLAAVVSLAAPAFTPGRGAYVGAGVVTGLTETATGVGGPPLALVYQHRPPAELRATVAVCFLVGEVASLVLLFATGRGDAAQLGWAAALLPALAVGAWLSRLVHQRLDARRMRLFVLAFALVSGTVLMLGL
- the map gene encoding type I methionyl aminopeptidase, coding for MVEIKTDASLEAMRASGRVVAEALAAVRDAAAPGVTLDELDLAARAVLRDAGASSPFLGYRPDWAPVPFPAVICASVNDAVVHGVPDGRRLRDGDLVSIDCGAVLDGWAGDAAISFTVGRARPADTRLIDTAYEALDAGIAAARVGNRVGDIAHAIGRVCRAAGYGIPDGFGGHGIGRRMHEDPGVPNEGRPGRGMPLRHGMVIALEPMLIAGGGDDHRTDHDGWTIRTRDGSRAAHVEHTVAITHEGPRVLTAL
- a CDS encoding PPOX class F420-dependent oxidoreductase — translated: MIPEALRHGRYVSLTTFRKDGTGVATPVWYAVDGDELYVWTRADSWKVKRLRRDTRVVVTACDVRGRVAEGAATAGGTARLLDDTRGVRKLLSRKYGVQFWLVDLPATLVRLGRRPHVGIAVTFPDGEPG